From a single Streptomyces sp. 1331.2 genomic region:
- a CDS encoding GroES family chaperonin, producing MLHDRVLVRIEGAEGERRSTGGILIPATAELSKRCTWAEAVAVGQSVRSVEPGDRVLYDPEDKLEVEVRGATYVLLRERDLHAVAATRFGDTEGSTGLYL from the coding sequence ATGCTGCACGACCGGGTGCTGGTGCGCATCGAGGGCGCCGAGGGCGAGCGCCGGTCGACCGGCGGCATCCTGATCCCGGCGACCGCGGAGCTCAGTAAGAGGTGCACCTGGGCGGAGGCCGTGGCCGTCGGCCAGAGCGTGCGCTCGGTGGAGCCGGGGGACCGGGTGCTGTACGACCCGGAGGACAAGCTGGAGGTCGAGGTCCGCGGCGCCACCTACGTGCTGCTGCGCGAGCGCGACCTGCACGCGGTGGCGGCGACCCGTTTCGGGGACACCGAGGGGTCGACCGGGCTGTACCTGTAG
- a CDS encoding SDR family oxidoreductase — protein MPPHPKHRPGRVPPPGAPAHRCPAGTAGRRPGPGRSVAASICGAIEALSRALAVELAPIRVNAVRAGMIRTPLWSGLPDTDREQLYAQTAAGRHGPDRYRYSPVDPSVSPKRVAATACRSRSRSST, from the coding sequence ATCCCGCCCCACCCGAAGCACCGCCCGGGGCGAGTTCCGCCGCCGGGTGCACCCGCCCACCGGTGCCCGGCCGGCACCGCCGGGCGGCGGCCCGGCCCTGGCCGGAGCGTCGCCGCGAGCATCTGCGGGGCGATCGAGGCCCTGAGCCGGGCCCTCGCGGTGGAACTCGCCCCGATCCGGGTCAACGCCGTCCGGGCCGGCATGATCCGCACCCCGCTCTGGTCCGGCCTGCCGGACACCGACCGCGAACAGCTCTACGCGCAGACCGCCGCCGGCCGCCACGGGCCCGATCGCTACAGGTACAGCCCGGTCGACCCCTCGGTGTCCCCGAAACGGGTCGCCGCCACCGCGTGCAGGTCGCGCTCGCGCAGCAGCACGTAG